Proteins encoded within one genomic window of Acidihalobacter prosperus:
- the nuoF gene encoding NADH-quinone oxidoreductase subunit NuoF, translating to MTNQVCFITLEHETPWSLDTYLKVDGYAAWKKILSERTSRDEIIAEVKASNLRGRGGAGFPTGLKWSFMPRQAPGQKYIVCNSDESEPGTCKDRDILRFNPHALVEGMAIAGYAIGATVGYNYMRGEFMDEPYQRFAQAVEEAYAAGLLGKNIMGSGVDFDLYPTLGAGAYICGEETALLESLEGKKGQPRFKPPFPANFGLYGRPTTINNTETLSSVPVIMRKGGRWFAELGTEKSGGEKIFAVSGHVNRPGNYEVPMGLPFKELLEMAGGVLKGRQLKAVIPGGSSVPVVPGEIMLETNMDYESVGKAGSMLGSGAVMVLDETSDMVKVLQRISRFYFKESCGQCTPCREGTGWLYRMLTRIVEGRGRMEDIERLDDVASKIEGRTICALGDAAAMPVRSFIQHYREEFVYYIEHGRSMIESPPSEWAA from the coding sequence ATGACGAATCAGGTCTGTTTTATCACGCTCGAACACGAGACGCCGTGGAGCCTGGATACTTATTTGAAGGTGGATGGCTACGCCGCATGGAAAAAAATCCTCTCTGAGCGCACTTCCCGCGATGAAATTATCGCTGAGGTCAAGGCTTCGAATCTCCGAGGCCGTGGCGGCGCGGGCTTTCCCACCGGCTTGAAGTGGAGCTTTATGCCTCGCCAGGCACCGGGACAGAAATATATCGTGTGCAATTCCGACGAATCGGAGCCAGGCACCTGCAAGGATCGCGACATCCTGCGCTTCAATCCTCATGCATTGGTGGAAGGCATGGCGATCGCCGGTTATGCGATAGGTGCCACGGTGGGATACAACTACATGCGCGGCGAATTCATGGACGAGCCCTATCAACGGTTCGCCCAGGCCGTCGAAGAGGCGTATGCAGCTGGTCTGCTGGGCAAGAACATTATGGGGTCGGGTGTCGATTTCGATCTTTATCCCACTCTGGGAGCGGGCGCCTATATCTGTGGCGAGGAAACGGCATTGCTGGAATCCCTGGAAGGCAAGAAGGGACAGCCACGCTTCAAGCCGCCTTTCCCGGCGAATTTCGGGCTTTACGGGCGTCCGACCACCATCAACAACACGGAGACGCTGTCCTCCGTCCCCGTCATTATGCGAAAAGGCGGCCGCTGGTTTGCGGAGCTGGGGACCGAAAAGTCCGGTGGCGAAAAGATATTTGCGGTTTCCGGGCATGTGAATCGTCCCGGCAATTACGAAGTGCCCATGGGCTTGCCGTTCAAGGAGTTGCTGGAAATGGCGGGCGGCGTGCTCAAGGGCCGCCAGCTGAAGGCGGTGATCCCCGGCGGCTCCTCGGTGCCGGTCGTGCCTGGCGAAATCATGCTTGAGACGAATATGGATTACGAATCGGTTGGCAAGGCCGGTTCCATGCTCGGCTCCGGCGCGGTCATGGTGCTGGACGAAACTTCCGATATGGTCAAGGTGCTGCAGCGTATTTCGCGGTTTTATTTCAAGGAATCATGCGGCCAGTGCACGCCCTGCCGCGAAGGCACGGGTTGGCTCTATCGCATGCTAACCCGTATTGTCGAGGGGCGTGGGCGCATGGAGGATATCGAGCGCCTGGACGATGTCGCGAGCAAAATCGAGGGCCGCACGATCTGTGCGCTCGGCGATGCGGCGGCGATGCCGGTGCGCAGCTTTATCCAGCATTACCGCGAAGAATTCGTGTATTACATCGAGCATGGCCGGAGCATGATTGAATCTCCGCCGTCCGAATGGGCGGCCTAG
- the nuoG gene encoding NADH-quinone oxidoreductase subunit NuoG: MSDEQLITIEIDGAPYRARRGAMLIEVTDACGVDVPRFCYHKKLSVAANCRMCLVEVEKAAKPLPACATPVQEGMKVSTRSPLAIAAQRGTMEFLLINHPLDCPICDQGGECELQDVAMGFGEGVSRYTENKRVVRDKDIGSLVATEMTRCIHCTRCVRFSAEIAGLPELGATGRGENMRIGTYVEHTLSSELSGNIIDLCPVGALTAKPSRFDGRAWEMIQQPGIGAHDCVGSNVYMHTLHGKVVRVVPRDNESVNETWLSDRDRFSYQSLQATDRIVTPQIKRNGRWHDTDWNTALQAVAEGLRGQQADEVGGLLSPNATVEEAYLFQKLLRGLGTSNVDHRLRQTDTRDDARDPLFPWLGQTIESLEKVNAALLIGSNVRKQQPLLAHRLRKAGMRGARIMDINPRAFDFTFPLAERAIVPPQQMVAVLVEVLTALCEARGERVPAWAGKGVAGTQAQAIAHHLMHAQQATVLLGQLAIAHPDYSRLRALSVEIAARSDARIGYLTDGANAAGAWLAGAVPHRMAGGQPSREPGLDAQSMLAKPRQAYLLCGLEPELDCEQGARAFDALMAAKFVAALSPFAGEGMREYADVILPVAAFAETSGTYVNAEGRWQSFNAAVSAPGEVRPAWRVLRVLGNLLDLPGFEFMSSEDVREEVKTRLDTTRTFDNALLVADTGVTVEGGLDDPGMDALMRASEVGAYVTDASVRRSPALQATPDAYAAQGLSLHPADRARLGLETVSRVRVEQAGRVAEFELNSDAGVPEGVAWLPIGSPEAAQLGAAYGAVKLMPVAGGAA, translated from the coding sequence ATGAGCGACGAACAGCTGATCACCATCGAGATCGACGGCGCACCCTACCGGGCGCGTAGAGGCGCCATGTTGATCGAGGTGACCGATGCATGTGGCGTGGATGTGCCGCGTTTTTGCTATCACAAGAAATTGTCGGTTGCCGCCAACTGCCGGATGTGCCTCGTCGAGGTCGAGAAGGCCGCGAAACCGCTGCCGGCCTGTGCCACGCCGGTGCAGGAGGGCATGAAGGTGTCGACGCGCTCTCCGCTTGCGATCGCGGCGCAGCGCGGCACGATGGAATTCCTGCTGATCAACCATCCGCTGGACTGTCCGATCTGCGATCAGGGCGGCGAATGTGAGTTGCAGGATGTCGCCATGGGTTTCGGCGAAGGCGTGTCGCGCTATACCGAGAACAAGCGGGTGGTGCGGGACAAGGATATCGGTTCGCTGGTTGCGACAGAAATGACGCGCTGCATTCATTGCACGCGATGCGTGCGCTTCAGCGCGGAAATCGCAGGTCTTCCCGAGTTGGGTGCTACCGGGCGCGGCGAAAACATGCGTATCGGCACCTATGTCGAACACACCTTGTCCTCGGAGCTGTCGGGCAACATCATCGATCTTTGCCCGGTGGGCGCCTTGACCGCGAAACCTTCGCGTTTCGACGGACGGGCCTGGGAGATGATTCAGCAGCCCGGCATCGGCGCACATGATTGCGTGGGCTCGAACGTTTACATGCATACCCTGCATGGCAAGGTCGTGCGCGTCGTGCCTCGCGACAACGAATCCGTGAACGAAACCTGGCTGTCTGATCGCGACCGCTTCAGCTACCAGTCGCTGCAGGCGACGGATCGGATCGTGACGCCGCAGATCAAACGCAATGGCCGCTGGCACGACACCGACTGGAATACCGCGTTGCAGGCCGTTGCGGAAGGTCTGCGCGGACAGCAGGCTGACGAGGTGGGCGGCCTGCTTTCGCCAAACGCCACGGTGGAGGAGGCGTACTTGTTCCAGAAGCTGCTGCGCGGTCTCGGCACTTCAAACGTGGATCACCGCCTACGCCAGACCGATACCCGCGATGATGCGCGCGACCCCTTGTTCCCTTGGCTGGGGCAGACGATCGAGTCGCTTGAAAAAGTGAATGCGGCACTGCTGATCGGCAGCAACGTGCGCAAACAGCAGCCGCTGCTCGCGCATCGTCTGCGCAAGGCCGGCATGCGCGGTGCGCGCATCATGGATATCAACCCGCGCGCCTTCGATTTCACCTTCCCGCTCGCGGAGCGCGCGATCGTCCCGCCGCAGCAGATGGTGGCGGTACTGGTCGAAGTGCTGACCGCGCTTTGCGAGGCTCGCGGCGAGCGCGTGCCGGCATGGGCGGGCAAGGGTGTGGCGGGAACCCAGGCGCAAGCGATCGCCCATCATCTGATGCACGCCCAGCAGGCCACGGTTTTGCTGGGACAGCTTGCCATCGCACATCCCGACTATTCGCGCCTGCGTGCACTATCCGTAGAGATTGCCGCGCGCAGCGATGCGCGCATTGGTTATCTCACGGATGGTGCCAATGCTGCCGGCGCCTGGCTGGCGGGCGCGGTGCCGCATCGCATGGCCGGTGGTCAACCGTCGCGCGAGCCTGGTCTGGACGCGCAGTCCATGTTGGCGAAGCCTCGTCAGGCATATCTGCTGTGCGGCTTGGAGCCGGAACTGGATTGCGAGCAGGGCGCGCGCGCGTTCGACGCGCTCATGGCGGCAAAGTTCGTTGCCGCGTTGTCGCCTTTTGCGGGCGAAGGCATGCGCGAGTATGCCGATGTGATACTGCCGGTTGCCGCCTTTGCCGAAACTTCGGGGACTTATGTCAATGCCGAAGGTCGCTGGCAGAGCTTCAATGCCGCCGTGAGTGCGCCCGGCGAGGTGCGCCCGGCTTGGCGTGTGCTTCGCGTGCTTGGCAATCTGCTGGACCTTCCCGGGTTCGAATTCATGTCGTCCGAGGATGTGCGTGAGGAAGTGAAAACGCGTCTGGATACCACTAGGACGTTTGACAATGCTCTGCTCGTCGCCGATACGGGCGTCACCGTCGAGGGCGGTCTTGACGATCCGGGTATGGACGCGCTCATGCGCGCCTCCGAAGTCGGAGCCTACGTGACCGACGCCAGCGTGCGCAGAAGTCCTGCCCTGCAGGCAACCCCCGACGCGTATGCAGCGCAAGGATTGTCACTGCACCCGGCCGACAGGGCACGTCTTGGTCTGGAAACGGTTTCGCGTGTCCGTGTCGAGCAGGCCGGTCGGGTGGCGGAATTCGAATTGAATTCCGACGCAGGCGTGCCTGAGGGTGTGGCCTGGCTCCCGATCGGTTCGCCAGAGGCCGCACAGCTGGGTGCCGCCTATGGTGCTGTCAAGCTGATGCCGGTAGCCGGAGGCGCGGCATGA
- the nuoH gene encoding NADH-quinone oxidoreductase subunit NuoH — MQPLFALWSGIPADLQTLLVIVAKIVAILIPLLISVAYFTFAERKVIGYIQVRIGPNRVGPRGWLQPIADALKLIMKEVIIPTRANRLLFFVAPLLAIAPALAAWAVIPFDDGMILSNINAGLLYILAITSVGVYGIVLAGWASNSKYALLGALRSAAQIVAYEIAMGFALVGVLMASGSLNLGDIVNAQAGGVTHWYWLPLLPLLMVYLISGVAETNRAPFDVAEGESEIVAGFHVEYSGMAFAIFFLAEYANMILVSALTALLFFGGWLSPFGAWGSQVPYLGAVLGGGIHWLLLKTAVFMFLFLWFRATFPRYRYDQIMRLGWKVLIPVTLVWIAVEGVAVAFHLSPWFSRGA; from the coding sequence ATGCAACCCCTGTTCGCGCTTTGGTCCGGCATTCCGGCCGACCTGCAGACCCTGCTCGTCATCGTGGCAAAGATCGTGGCCATTCTGATTCCGTTGCTGATCAGCGTGGCTTATTTCACCTTCGCCGAACGCAAGGTGATCGGCTACATACAGGTGCGTATTGGACCCAACCGGGTCGGTCCGCGCGGCTGGCTGCAGCCGATCGCCGATGCGCTCAAGCTGATCATGAAGGAAGTGATCATCCCGACGCGCGCCAACCGCCTGCTGTTTTTCGTGGCACCTTTGCTCGCGATCGCGCCGGCACTGGCTGCGTGGGCGGTCATCCCCTTCGACGACGGCATGATTCTGTCCAATATCAATGCCGGTTTGCTCTACATACTGGCCATCACGTCGGTAGGCGTATACGGCATCGTACTGGCCGGCTGGGCTTCCAACTCCAAATATGCATTGTTGGGCGCGCTTCGCTCAGCCGCCCAGATCGTCGCCTACGAAATTGCCATGGGTTTTGCGCTGGTGGGCGTGCTGATGGCCAGCGGCAGCCTCAATCTGGGCGATATCGTCAATGCACAGGCTGGTGGCGTGACCCATTGGTATTGGCTGCCGTTACTGCCGCTGCTGATGGTCTATCTGATCTCCGGCGTGGCCGAGACGAACCGCGCGCCTTTCGACGTCGCCGAAGGCGAATCCGAAATTGTGGCCGGTTTCCATGTGGAATATTCCGGCATGGCCTTCGCGATCTTCTTCCTGGCCGAATACGCGAACATGATCCTGGTTTCGGCGTTGACCGCCTTGCTTTTTTTCGGCGGCTGGCTGTCGCCCTTCGGCGCTTGGGGTTCCCAGGTGCCGTACCTGGGTGCGGTACTCGGCGGCGGCATTCATTGGCTGTTGCTCAAGACCGCCGTGTTCATGTTCCTGTTTCTATGGTTTCGCGCGACCTTCCCCCGCTATCGCTATGACCAGATCATGCGGCTGGGCTGGAAGGTGTTGATTCCGGTGACCCTGGTCTGGATCGCGGTCGAAGGCGTCGCCGTCGCATTCCATCTGTCGCCGTGGTTCTCAAGAGGGGCCTGA
- the nuoI gene encoding NADH-quinone oxidoreductase subunit NuoI, with protein MRILKSFFKSYLLIELLRGLQLTGRYLFQRKITIQYPEEKTPQSYRFRGLHALRRYANGEERCIACKLCEAVCPALAITIESDEREDGTRRTTRYDIDLFKCIYCGFCEESCPVDSIVETRVYEYHFENRGEHIMTKEKLLAMGDKFESEIAADRAADAPYR; from the coding sequence ATGCGCATCCTGAAATCGTTTTTCAAAAGCTATTTGCTGATCGAACTGTTGCGCGGACTTCAGTTGACGGGGCGATATCTGTTCCAGCGCAAAATCACCATCCAGTACCCTGAGGAGAAGACGCCCCAATCTTATCGTTTCCGTGGTCTGCATGCCCTGCGGCGCTACGCCAACGGGGAGGAGCGCTGCATCGCCTGCAAGCTCTGCGAAGCGGTTTGCCCCGCACTTGCGATCACCATCGAGTCCGACGAGCGCGAAGACGGCACGCGGCGGACGACTCGTTACGATATCGATCTTTTCAAGTGTATCTACTGCGGATTCTGCGAAGAATCATGCCCGGTCGATTCGATCGTCGAGACGCGGGTCTACGAATACCACTTCGAGAACCGCGGAGAGCACATCATGACCAAGGAAAAATTGCTGGCCATGGGCGATAAATTCGAATCCGAAATCGCCGCCGACCGTGCGGCCGATGCGCCGTATCGATAA
- a CDS encoding NADH-quinone oxidoreductase subunit J yields MTFLQFVFYLFSALTILSALGMIVARNPVHAVLFLVFAFFNSAALWITLQAEFLGIVLVLVYVGAVMVLFLFVVMMLDINIARMREGFTRFLPLGVVVALVMVVEMGLIVGARNFQIHAPHASGTQVPNTVELGRVLYTQYAYPFELAAVILLVAIVAAISLTFRRRPDTKYQRPEQQIRIRREDRVRLVNMPSEKKQ; encoded by the coding sequence ATGACTTTCCTGCAATTTGTGTTTTATTTATTTTCCGCGCTGACCATCCTTTCGGCACTGGGTATGATCGTCGCGCGCAACCCGGTGCACGCCGTGCTTTTCCTGGTGTTCGCGTTTTTCAACAGCGCGGCGTTGTGGATTACCCTGCAGGCCGAATTTCTTGGCATCGTCCTGGTGCTGGTCTACGTGGGGGCGGTCATGGTGCTCTTCCTGTTCGTGGTGATGATGCTGGATATCAACATCGCGCGGATGCGTGAAGGCTTCACGCGATTTTTACCGCTAGGCGTCGTCGTAGCGCTGGTCATGGTTGTGGAAATGGGATTGATCGTCGGTGCGCGCAACTTCCAGATTCATGCCCCCCATGCGAGCGGCACCCAGGTTCCCAATACGGTCGAACTGGGACGCGTGCTGTATACGCAGTACGCGTACCCCTTCGAACTGGCGGCCGTCATACTGCTGGTCGCGATCGTGGCCGCCATATCGCTGACCTTCCGCCGTAGACCCGACACCAAATACCAGCGTCCTGAGCAGCAGATCCGGATTCGAAGGGAAGATCGAGTCAGGTTGGTGAACATGCCCTCTGAAAAGAAGCAGTGA
- the nuoK gene encoding NADH-quinone oxidoreductase subunit NuoK — protein sequence MLSLSNYLVVGAILFSLAVAGIFINRKNVIVLLMCVELMLLAVNMNFIAFSHFQQNLAGQVFVFFILTVAAAEAAIGLAILVVLFRNRRTINVSDLDDMKG from the coding sequence ATGCTTTCACTATCGAATTACCTTGTGGTCGGCGCCATTTTGTTTTCGCTGGCAGTGGCAGGCATATTCATTAATCGCAAGAACGTGATCGTGCTGCTGATGTGCGTGGAGCTGATGCTGCTCGCCGTCAACATGAATTTCATCGCGTTCTCGCATTTCCAGCAGAATCTGGCAGGGCAGGTATTCGTGTTCTTCATCCTGACCGTGGCCGCGGCCGAGGCCGCCATCGGTCTGGCGATTCTGGTGGTGCTGTTCCGAAACCGTCGCACGATCAACGTCAGCGACCTGGATGACATGAAGGGGTAG
- the nuoL gene encoding NADH-quinone oxidoreductase subunit L produces MEAVYLAIPLAPLIGAIIAGLFGRVIGRAGAHWVTTGSVAIAFLLSAWVFKRLVFDGAAPFDGPVYTWMSAGGYNFTIGFLIDRLSVLMMVVVTFVSLMVHVYTIGYMGHDEELWPEDSRPRETTYQRFFSYIALFTFSMLMLVMANNFLQLFFGWEAVGLVSYLLIGFYTYRESAIYANLKAFLVNRVGDFGFVLGIAAVYMYTGSLDYHVVFAQAPQLVGQTISVLPGEHWAVPTVIAILLFIGAMGKSAQVPLHVWLPDSMEGPTPISALIHAATMVTAGIFMVSRMSPIYELSPTALSLVLVIGAITAFFMGLIGIVQQDIKRVIAYSTLSQLGYMTAALGASAYAAGMFHLLTHAFFKALLFLAAGSVIMAMHHEQDIRKMGGLRRYMPVTYWTSLVGSLALIGFPGFSGFFSKDSIIEAVRDAHVPGAGLAYWLLLLGVFVTALYTFRLFFLVFHGKERMDAHTREHLHESPLVVTVPLILLAIPAFGAGYLIHPLLFGHYFGNTIEVLPAHDVLAVLGSHYHGALAMMLHGLTAAPFWLSIAGVAVAAYVYLYQPSLASEFKTRLHGIWKMLDERYGFDAFNDRVFAGGGRALGRLFWRIGDAFVIDNLVVNGVARVIGWTSARVRHVQTGYLYHYSFAMIIGVLVLLSWFVFR; encoded by the coding sequence ATGGAAGCCGTCTATCTCGCCATCCCGCTGGCGCCGCTGATCGGTGCGATCATTGCCGGCCTGTTCGGCCGTGTGATCGGCCGTGCAGGTGCACATTGGGTCACGACCGGCAGCGTGGCGATCGCGTTCCTGCTGTCGGCATGGGTGTTCAAACGCCTCGTATTCGATGGCGCGGCGCCATTCGACGGGCCCGTCTATACCTGGATGAGCGCGGGCGGCTACAACTTCACGATCGGCTTTCTGATCGACCGCCTCAGCGTGCTCATGATGGTCGTGGTGACTTTCGTGTCGCTGATGGTGCACGTTTACACCATCGGTTACATGGGACACGACGAGGAGCTCTGGCCGGAAGACAGCCGTCCACGCGAAACTACCTATCAGCGTTTCTTCAGCTACATCGCGCTGTTCACCTTCTCCATGCTCATGCTGGTGATGGCGAACAATTTCCTCCAGCTCTTCTTCGGCTGGGAGGCGGTGGGTCTGGTCTCGTATCTTCTGATTGGTTTTTATACGTACCGCGAGTCCGCGATCTACGCCAATCTCAAAGCCTTCCTGGTCAACCGGGTCGGCGATTTCGGTTTTGTGCTGGGTATCGCCGCCGTCTACATGTATACGGGCAGCCTCGATTATCACGTCGTGTTCGCGCAGGCGCCGCAGCTGGTGGGCCAGACCATCAGCGTTCTACCGGGCGAGCACTGGGCGGTCCCTACCGTTATTGCGATCCTGCTGTTCATCGGCGCGATGGGCAAATCGGCCCAGGTGCCGCTGCACGTGTGGTTGCCGGACTCAATGGAAGGCCCGACGCCGATTTCCGCGCTGATCCATGCCGCAACCATGGTCACGGCCGGCATCTTCATGGTCAGCCGCATGTCACCGATCTACGAGCTCAGCCCGACGGCGCTGAGCCTGGTGCTCGTCATAGGCGCGATAACTGCATTCTTCATGGGGCTTATCGGCATCGTGCAGCAGGATATCAAGCGTGTGATCGCCTATTCGACGCTGTCCCAACTCGGTTACATGACCGCGGCTCTGGGGGCATCTGCCTATGCCGCCGGGATGTTCCATTTGCTGACCCATGCCTTCTTCAAGGCACTGCTGTTTCTCGCCGCCGGTTCGGTCATCATGGCCATGCACCACGAGCAGGACATTCGCAAGATGGGCGGCCTGCGTCGCTATATGCCGGTGACCTACTGGACCTCGCTGGTCGGTTCGCTTGCGCTAATCGGTTTTCCGGGATTCTCGGGCTTCTTCTCGAAGGATTCGATCATCGAAGCCGTACGTGATGCACATGTTCCCGGTGCCGGACTTGCCTACTGGTTGCTGCTGCTCGGCGTGTTCGTGACCGCGCTTTACACGTTCCGCCTGTTTTTCCTGGTGTTCCACGGCAAGGAACGGATGGATGCGCATACGCGCGAGCACCTGCACGAATCGCCGCTCGTGGTTACCGTGCCGCTGATTCTGTTGGCGATCCCCGCATTCGGTGCCGGTTACCTCATCCACCCGCTGCTGTTCGGTCACTACTTTGGCAACACCATCGAGGTATTGCCGGCCCATGACGTGCTGGCCGTGCTGGGCAGTCATTATCACGGCGCGCTGGCGATGATGCTGCACGGTCTGACCGCTGCGCCTTTCTGGCTCTCGATCGCCGGCGTCGCGGTCGCCGCCTACGTGTATCTGTATCAGCCGTCGCTGGCGTCTGAATTCAAGACACGTCTGCATGGCATATGGAAAATGCTCGACGAACGCTATGGTTTTGATGCCTTCAACGACCGCGTGTTTGCAGGGGGCGGGCGTGCGTTGGGACGTTTGTTCTGGCGCATCGGCGATGCCTTTGTCATCGACAACTTGGTGGTGAACGGCGTCGCACGTGTGATCGGCTGGACCTCGGCGCGCGTGCGCCATGTGCAAACCGGCTATCTGTACCACTACAGCTTCGCCATGATCATTGGCGTGCTGGTGTTGCTGAGCTGGTTCGTATTCCGCTAG
- a CDS encoding NADH-quinone oxidoreductase subunit M, with amino-acid sequence MLTHWPLLSLVIWLPVLGGIVLMATSGGSERLTKQLALVISVLAFIVSIPLLTNFNTHTAAMQFVEFHPWIRMLNINYHLGVDGLSAPLIVLTTFMTVIVVIAGWEVIDRHVAQYMAAFLVLEGLMNGVFAALDSILFYIFFEGMLIPMFLVIGIWGGPRRVYATIKFFLYTFLGSVPMLIALIYLYTRSGSFGIAELQQLHIGLTAQILIFLAFMGAFAVKIPMWPVHTWLPDAHVEAPTGGSIILAAIMLKVGAYGFLRFSLPIVPDASQMLSGVLIFMSLVAIVYIGFVALAQQDMKKLIAYSSIAHMGFVTLGFFSIYAVIANSGVSQAALLGLEGGLVQMVSHGFISGALFLSVGVLYDRMHSREISAYGGVVNTMPVFAGFFVLFAMANTGLPGTSGFVGEFMVILASFHANFWYALLAAFTLIIGAAYTLWLVKRVIFGPVANQEVAALKDVNRRERLMLTLLALAVLLLGIWPAPLLDIMHVSMQHLLQQALASKL; translated from the coding sequence ATGCTTACGCATTGGCCACTGCTCAGCCTGGTGATCTGGCTGCCGGTACTCGGCGGCATCGTGCTCATGGCCACATCTGGTGGTTCGGAGCGGCTGACGAAACAACTGGCGCTGGTGATCTCGGTGCTCGCGTTCATTGTCAGTATTCCGTTGCTGACGAATTTCAACACGCATACCGCCGCGATGCAGTTCGTCGAATTCCATCCGTGGATTCGCATGCTGAATATCAATTATCACCTCGGTGTGGACGGACTTTCGGCACCGTTGATCGTGCTCACCACTTTCATGACCGTGATCGTCGTGATTGCGGGCTGGGAAGTCATCGACCGGCACGTGGCGCAGTACATGGCGGCCTTCCTGGTGCTGGAAGGCTTGATGAACGGCGTGTTCGCGGCGCTGGATTCGATCCTTTTCTACATTTTTTTCGAAGGCATGCTGATCCCGATGTTCCTGGTGATCGGCATCTGGGGCGGACCGCGGCGCGTCTACGCGACGATCAAATTCTTCCTCTACACCTTCCTCGGCTCCGTGCCGATGCTGATCGCCCTGATCTACCTTTACACCCGTTCCGGCAGCTTCGGCATCGCCGAACTGCAGCAGCTGCATATCGGGCTGACCGCGCAGATCCTGATTTTCCTGGCCTTCATGGGCGCGTTCGCGGTCAAGATCCCCATGTGGCCTGTGCATACGTGGCTGCCCGATGCGCACGTGGAAGCGCCCACGGGGGGGTCGATCATTCTTGCCGCCATCATGCTCAAGGTCGGTGCCTACGGTTTCCTGCGCTTTTCTTTGCCCATCGTGCCGGACGCCAGCCAGATGCTGAGCGGGGTGCTGATTTTCATGTCTCTGGTCGCGATCGTGTATATCGGATTCGTCGCGCTCGCCCAGCAGGACATGAAAAAACTCATCGCATATTCATCGATCGCGCACATGGGCTTCGTGACCCTGGGCTTTTTCTCGATCTACGCCGTCATCGCCAACAGCGGCGTGAGTCAAGCGGCCCTGTTGGGGCTGGAAGGCGGCTTGGTGCAAATGGTCTCGCACGGCTTCATTTCCGGTGCGCTCTTCCTGAGCGTGGGCGTGCTGTACGACCGCATGCACAGCCGCGAAATCTCGGCCTACGGCGGCGTGGTCAACACCATGCCCGTGTTCGCAGGCTTCTTCGTCCTTTTCGCGATGGCGAACACCGGCCTGCCGGGCACCTCCGGTTTTGTCGGCGAATTCATGGTCATTCTTGCCAGCTTCCATGCCAACTTCTGGTATGCGCTGCTGGCGGCATTCACGTTGATCATCGGTGCGGCATACACCCTGTGGCTGGTCAAGCGCGTGATATTCGGCCCTGTGGCCAATCAGGAGGTTGCGGCGCTCAAGGACGTGAACCGGCGCGAGCGGCTGATGCTGACGCTGCTGGCCTTGGCCGTGCTGCTGCTCGGTATCTGGCCCGCGCCGCTGCTCGATATCATGCATGTGTCCATGCAGCATCTGCTGCAGCAGGCGCTGGCCTCCAAGCTTTGA